Part of the Kitasatospora sp. NBC_01266 genome, GCCGAACGTCGAGCTCGTCCCAGTCCAGCTCGAAGGCGGTCCGGTCGGCCTTGCCGAGCAGCACGTTCTTGGAGAGCGGCGGCCGGTCGTAGGGCCGGTGCGGCTCCTCGCCGACCAGGCTCAGCGGCCCCCGCCAGCCCCCCTCCCGCAGGGCCACCGCACACTGCGCGCCGGCCAGGCCCGCGCCGACCACGACCACCCGATCCGTGCTCTTCAGCTCTGCCACCCGGACACCATAGACCGACCGGGTCAGTGCCCACCGGGCGGTCGGCGCCTTCAGTCCCCCCGTCACCCGGCGTTATGGTGGGGGCATCCTCACGGGAGCCCGGTGCACCGGGCTGAGAGGCGGGCTGCGGCGGCCCGCGACCGTCCGAACCTGATCCGGGTCATTCCGGCGAAGGGAGAACCGGTCCTCTTGTCACGCGTCAATGACGTGCCACGCGGCACGGACGGCACCTCGTTCGAGGTGCTGGTGATCGGCGGCGGCATCATCGGTCTGGCGGTCGCCTGGCGCACCGCGCAGCGCGGGCTGCGGGTGGCGCTGGTCGACCCGGTGCCCGGCGGCGGCGCGGTGCAGGTGGCGGCGGGCATGCTGGCCCCGGTCACCGAGCTGCAGTACGGCGAGGAGCCGCTGCTGCGACTGGGCATGGCTTCCAACGAGCGGTACGCGGCGTTCGCCGCCGAGCTGTCGGAGCTGACCGGGCTGGCCACCGGCTACCGCGCCACCGGCACCCTCGCGGTCGCGCTGGACGCCGACGACAAGGCCGAACTGAGCGAGCTGCACACCTTCCACCAGCGCCTCGGCCTGGAGTCCAGCTGGCTGACCGGCCGCGAGGCGCGCCGCCTGGAGCCGATGCTGGCCCCGGGGGTGCGCGGCGGCCTGCTGGTCAGCGGTGACCACCAGGTGGACGGGCGGCGGCTGGCCGCCGCCCTGGTGCGCGCCGGCGAGCTGGGCGGGGTGCTGACCCACCGGGCCGAGGCCGTGGAGCTGCTGGTCGAGGGCGACCGCGCCCGCGGCGTGCGGCTGAGCACCGGCGAGCGGCTGTTCGCCGACCAGGTCGTGCTGGCCGCCGGTCCGCACAGCCACCGGCTGCCCGGCCTGCCGCCCGGCGTGCTGCCCGCGATCCGCCCGGTCAAGGGCCAGATCCTGCGGCTGCGGATCCCGTCGGCCTACGCCCCGTTCCTCTCCCGCAACGTGCGGGCGGTGGTCCGCGGCGGGCACCTCTACCTGGTGCCCCGCGCGGACGGCGAACTGGTGGTCGGCGCGACCACCGAGGAGCAGGGCTACGACACCACGGTCACCGCCGGCGGCGTCTACGAACTGCTGCGCGACGCCCACGAGCTGATCCCCGGGATCACCGAACTGCCGCTGGTGGAGACCAGTGCCGGCCTGCGCCCCGGCTCCCCCGACAACGCCCCGCTGCTGGGCCCCACCGCGCTGCCCGGCCTGGTGGCCGCCACCGGCCACTACCGCAACGGCGTGCTGCTCACGCCGGTCACCGGCGACCTGCTCGCCGAGTACCTCGGCACCGGCGAGCTTCCCGCACTCGCCACCCCGTTCTCCCCCGACCGCTTCGCCGCCAGGAGCCAGCCATGAGCCCGATCCTCCCGACCGTTCCCACCGTCCCGCTGACCGTCAACGGCCAACCGCGCGAGGTCGCGGGCGACACCACCCTCGCCGACCTGGTCGCCGAGCTCTCCAAGGCGCCCTCGGGCGTGGCGGCGGCGGTCAACGAGACGGTGGTGCCGCGCGGCGCGTGGACCGGTACCCGGCTCGCGCCCGGTGACCGGGTGGAGATCCTCACCGCTGTGCAGGGAGGCTGACGCCGCGATGGCTGACGACCTGCTGACGATCGCCGACACCACCTTCACCTCCCGGCTGATCATGGGCACCGGCGGCGCCCCGAGCCTGGAGATCCTGGAGCAGGCGCTGCGGATCTCGGGCACCGAGCTGACCACGGTGGCGATGCGCCGGGTCAAGGCGGACACCCAGGGCTCGGTGCTCGACGTGCTGGTCCGCAACGGCATCCGGATCCTGCCCAACACGGCCGGCTGCTTCACCGCCGGCGAGGCCGTGCTGACCGCCCGGCTGGCCCGCGAGGCGCTCGGCACCAGCTGGGTGAAGCTGGAGGTGATCGCCGACGAGCGGACCCTGCTGCCGGACCCGATCGAGCTGCTGGACGCCGCCGAGACCCTGGTGGACGACGGCTTCACGGTGCTCCCCTACACCAACGACGACCCGGTGCTGGCCCGCAAGCTGGAGGACGTGGGCTGCGCGGCGATCATGCCGCTGGGCTCACCGATCGGCTCCGGGCTCGGCATCCGCAATCCGCACAACTTCCAGCTGATCGTGGAGGCCGCAGGCGTCCCGGTGATCCTGGACGCCGGCGCGGGCACCGCCTCGGACGTGGCGCTGGCCATGGAACTGGGCTGCTCCGCGGTGATGTTGGCCTCCGCGGTGACCCGGGCCCAGGACCCGGTGCTGATGGCGGACGCGATGCGCCGGGCCGCCGAGGCCGGGCGGCTGGCCTACCGGGCGGGCCGGATCCCGCGCCGCTTCCACGCCGAGGCCTCCTCGACGATGGCCGGGCGGGCCGAGCTGGACCCGCACCTCGACCACCGTGAGCGGCCCGCCTTCTGACGGGTCGTCGCCCGTACTGATGGCGAACCATGACAACCAGGTCACCCAACCGTGTTCTACCCGCCCCTAGACTCCTCTGGTGGACACGACCTTGAACGATCCTCCCCCGGGCTCCGCCTGGGGGGACCCCCACCTCGGGACGCTGCTCGACGGGCGCTACCGGGTTGAGGAGCGCATCGCGGTGGGCGGCATGGCCACCGTCTACCGCGGCACCGACACCCGGCTGGACCGGGTGCTGGCGCTCAAGGTCATGCACCCGTCGCTGGCCGGCGACAGCGGCTTCTCCGACCGGTTCATCCGGGAGGCCAAGGCCGTCGCCCGGCTCTCGCACCCCAACGTGGTCAACGTCTTCGACCAGGGCGCGGACGGCAGCGCGGTCTTCCTGGCGATGGAGTACGTGCCCGGCTGGACCCTGCGCGACCTGCTGCGCGACCGCGGCGCGCTCTCTGCGCGGGCCGCCCTGGACGTGCTGGAGCCGGTGCTGGCCGCCCTGGGCGCCGCGCACCGGGCCGGCCTGGTGCACCGGGACGTCAAGCCGGAGAACGTGCTGATCACCGACGGCGGCCTGGTCAAGGTGGCCGACTTCGGCCTGGTCCGGCTGCTCTCCGGCGCGGACACCGCCATCACCGACGCCACCACGCCCGGTGTGATCATGGGCACGGTCTCCTACCTGGCCCCCGAGCAGATCCAGCCCTCCGCCGCCACCGACCAGCGGGTCGACGTCTACGCGGCCGGCATCATGCTCTACGAGCTGCTGACCGGCAGCAAGCCCTACTCCGGGGACAACCCGATGCAGGTGATCTACCGTCACCTGCACGAGGACGTCCCGCCGCCCTCGCTCGCCGTGCCGGGGCTGGCACCCGAGTTGGACGCGATCGTCGCCGCCGCCACCGCCCGTGATCCGCAGCACCGTCCGTGGGACGCGGTCGAGCTGCTGGCCGCACTGCAGCGGGTACGGCGCGTGCTGACGCCGGCTCAGCTGGACGCCGAACCGCCCGCCTCCAGCCGGCAGGCCCCGCAGTTCTCACCGGCCGAAGCGACCTCGGTGCTCGCCGCCCCGGCGGTGGAGCGGACCAGCGTCTTCACCGGCCCGCCACCCGAGCTGATCACCCGGCCCCGCCCCTACCACGAGCCGCCCAGGCCGCCGCGGACACCGCGCCGCCAGCGCAACCCGCGCTCCCGGCGCGGGCTGATCTGGGGCTCGGTGCTGGCCGTGGTCGCGCTGCTGGTCGCCGGGATCAGCTACCTGCTCTCCGGCGCCGTCTACGCGACGGTGCCCAGCGTGCTCGGCCAGAGCCAGGCGCAGGCCGTCAGCATCCTGGACGGCGCGGGCCTGCGCGGCAGCTTCAGCCAGGCGTTCAGCGAGACGGTGCCGCCGGGCCAGGTGATCAGCAGCGATCCCGGAGTGGGCCGGCGGGCCCGCAAGAGCGACCCGGTCAAGGTCACCGTCTCCAAGGGGCCACAGCGGATCGCCGTCCCCGATGTCACCGGCAAGCCGCTCGACCAGGCGCAACAGCAGCTCACCGCCGCCCAGTTGACCCCCGGTACCACCACCCAGCAGTACAGCCCGAGCGTGCCGCAGGGCTCGGTGATCTCCACCGACCCGGCCGCCGGGCAGCAGCTGCCGGTGAACGCGCCGATCGCGCTGGTGGTCAGCAAGGGCGCGGCCCCGGTGGCCGTGCCGGACACCACCGGACTGGCGGTGTCCGACGCGCAGAGCAAGCTGAGCGGGGCCGGCTTCAAGGTGGCGCTGGCCACCGACCAGACCTACTCCGACACGGTGCCGGCCGGCTCGGTGGCCGCGCAGGACGTCACCGGTACCGCCACCCCCGGCAGCACGGTGACCCTGACCCTCTCCAAGGGCCCGCAGCCGGCGCCGGTGCCCTCGGTGACCGGGATGAGCCAGTCGGACGCGACCGACGCGCTGACCGCCGCCGGGTTCAAGGTGAAGAGCAGCGGGCTGAACTTCTTCGGGCTGAGCAGCGTCTCCGGGCAGACCCCGGCGCCGGGCACCATGCTGCCCAAGGGGTCCACGGTGACCATCAACTTCTGACCGGACGGCCGGGCGGCTGAGCAGCAGAGCGGCTGAGGGGCTGAGCGGGGGCTCAGCGCAGCGGGCCGTCGCCCGGCTCCTCCTGGTAGGAGTAGCGCTGCTCGGCCCACGGGTCGGCGCGGTTGTGGTAGCCGCGCTCCTCCCAGAAGCCGCGCCGGTCGGCCCGCATGTACTCCACCGCGCGCACCCACTTGGGGCCCTTCCAGGCGTAGAGCCCGGGAACGATCAGCCGGACCGGGAAGCCGTGCTCGACGGTCAGCGGTTCGCCGTCGTGGTGGGTGGCGAAGACCGTGCGCGGGTCGGCGAACTCGGCCAGCGGCAGGTTGGCGCTGTAGCCGTACTCCGCCCAGACCATCACATGAGTGACGCCGGGGGCCGGGGGTGCCAGGTCGAGGACGGTGGCGGCGGCCACTCCGCTCCACTCACTGTCGAGCATCGAGAACCGGGTCACGCAGTGGAAGTCGGCGCGCACCGTGGCCCGGGGCAGTTGATGGAAGCCCGCGTGGTCCCAGCTGTGCTTCTCGGCCGAAGCGGTTGCTCCGAACACCTGGAAGTCCCAGGTCAGCGGCTTGAAGCGGGGCACCGGGCCGTAGTGCAGG contains:
- the thiS gene encoding sulfur carrier protein ThiS, which encodes MSPILPTVPTVPLTVNGQPREVAGDTTLADLVAELSKAPSGVAAAVNETVVPRGAWTGTRLAPGDRVEILTAVQGG
- the thiO gene encoding glycine oxidase ThiO, with protein sequence MSRVNDVPRGTDGTSFEVLVIGGGIIGLAVAWRTAQRGLRVALVDPVPGGGAVQVAAGMLAPVTELQYGEEPLLRLGMASNERYAAFAAELSELTGLATGYRATGTLAVALDADDKAELSELHTFHQRLGLESSWLTGREARRLEPMLAPGVRGGLLVSGDHQVDGRRLAAALVRAGELGGVLTHRAEAVELLVEGDRARGVRLSTGERLFADQVVLAAGPHSHRLPGLPPGVLPAIRPVKGQILRLRIPSAYAPFLSRNVRAVVRGGHLYLVPRADGELVVGATTEEQGYDTTVTAGGVYELLRDAHELIPGITELPLVETSAGLRPGSPDNAPLLGPTALPGLVAATGHYRNGVLLTPVTGDLLAEYLGTGELPALATPFSPDRFAARSQP
- a CDS encoding thiazole synthase, with translation MADDLLTIADTTFTSRLIMGTGGAPSLEILEQALRISGTELTTVAMRRVKADTQGSVLDVLVRNGIRILPNTAGCFTAGEAVLTARLAREALGTSWVKLEVIADERTLLPDPIELLDAAETLVDDGFTVLPYTNDDPVLARKLEDVGCAAIMPLGSPIGSGLGIRNPHNFQLIVEAAGVPVILDAGAGTASDVALAMELGCSAVMLASAVTRAQDPVLMADAMRRAAEAGRLAYRAGRIPRRFHAEASSTMAGRAELDPHLDHRERPAF
- the pknB gene encoding Stk1 family PASTA domain-containing Ser/Thr kinase is translated as MDTTLNDPPPGSAWGDPHLGTLLDGRYRVEERIAVGGMATVYRGTDTRLDRVLALKVMHPSLAGDSGFSDRFIREAKAVARLSHPNVVNVFDQGADGSAVFLAMEYVPGWTLRDLLRDRGALSARAALDVLEPVLAALGAAHRAGLVHRDVKPENVLITDGGLVKVADFGLVRLLSGADTAITDATTPGVIMGTVSYLAPEQIQPSAATDQRVDVYAAGIMLYELLTGSKPYSGDNPMQVIYRHLHEDVPPPSLAVPGLAPELDAIVAAATARDPQHRPWDAVELLAALQRVRRVLTPAQLDAEPPASSRQAPQFSPAEATSVLAAPAVERTSVFTGPPPELITRPRPYHEPPRPPRTPRRQRNPRSRRGLIWGSVLAVVALLVAGISYLLSGAVYATVPSVLGQSQAQAVSILDGAGLRGSFSQAFSETVPPGQVISSDPGVGRRARKSDPVKVTVSKGPQRIAVPDVTGKPLDQAQQQLTAAQLTPGTTTQQYSPSVPQGSVISTDPAAGQQLPVNAPIALVVSKGAAPVAVPDTTGLAVSDAQSKLSGAGFKVALATDQTYSDTVPAGSVAAQDVTGTATPGSTVTLTLSKGPQPAPVPSVTGMSQSDATDALTAAGFKVKSSGLNFFGLSSVSGQTPAPGTMLPKGSTVTINF
- a CDS encoding sulfite oxidase-like oxidoreductase yields the protein MGQSEQEPPRQSDPRLPPGQRLQRGWPVLHYGPVPRFKPLTWDFQVFGATASAEKHSWDHAGFHQLPRATVRADFHCVTRFSMLDSEWSGVAAATVLDLAPPAPGVTHVMVWAEYGYSANLPLAEFADPRTVFATHHDGEPLTVEHGFPVRLIVPGLYAWKGPKWVRAVEYMRADRRGFWEERGYHNRADPWAEQRYSYQEEPGDGPLR